In the genome of Desulfallas thermosapovorans DSM 6562, the window AGTTATATACGATGAACTGGTGGGCGAATTGCTGCCGGAAAAAGAAACCGACGATTTTGCTGAAATAAAGAAATTTGAATCCAAAACAACCGCACAACGCCGTGCGTTTATGAACAGTGAATTTAGCAAGTGTATCCGTTGCTACGCTTGCCGGAACGCTTGCCCCGTGTGTTACTGCGAGGAGTGTTTTGTAGACTGCAACCAGCCGGAATGGATCGGTAAGAGTGCCTTAAACACGGAGGATAATATTCTCTTCCAGGTAGTCAGGGTATTCCACAGTGCCGGGCGTTGTACCGACTGCGGAGCTTGCGAAAGAGCCTGTCCAATGGGCATCAACTTGCGCCTGTTAACCCGTAAACTGGTTAAAGACGTCAAAGAATTGTACAACGCCGAAGCCGGGGTTAACATGGATGATAAGGCTGCCCTTGCTACATTCACAGCCGACGACCCAGAACCTTTCTTGGTGAAGGAATGAGGTGAAACTGATGATAGTAAGCAAAAATGACATACCCAGCTTCCTGGATAAATTAATTGGTGAATATCAAGTTTTTGCCCCTGTGCAAGAAGGCTCTTACACATTATTTAAGCAAATTTGTTCCGGTGCGGATGCTGCACTTACGGACGGCAATACCAAACTTCCGGCAAAAGAAATTATTTTCCCGCAGTCTGAAAAACTGTTCAGCTATAATGTTACCGCAGAAGGTGCTAAACTGGAATCAATCATAGACGACCGGAAAAAGGTGGTTTTCGGCGTACGTCCCTGTGATGCCAAAAGCCTTACTTTGCTGGATAACGTTTTTAATAACGATAAATACCAGGACCCCTATTACCTGACTAGACGCGCCAACACCATTTTAGTTGGTATTGGCTGCAACAGCCCCGCCAGCACTTGCTTTTGCACTTCGGTGAAGGGTGGTCCCTTTGACACCAAGGGTCTGGATTTGCTGCTGGTGGATATCGGTGACGCATATGTAGTGGAAGTGGTAACTGAAAAAGGTAAAACACTTATTGATAATGCAGGTTTTGCCTCTGCCTCGGAAGCAGATAAAGCCGCCGCGGCCAAGGCAAAGGATGAGGCGCAAGTCACCTGCCAGGTAAATACCGATGGTTTAAAAGAGAAACTTGATGTCAACTTTTATGATCCCATCTGGGAAAAAATCCATGAAAAATGTTTGGGCTGCGGAGCTTGCACTTATTTATGCCCCACCTGCCATTGCTTTGACATAGTAGACGACGCCGTAGACTGCAATGGTTGCCGGGTGCGCAATTGGGATTCCTGCGCATTCCCGCTATTCACTTTGCATGGCTCCGGCCACAACCCGCGTACCAGCAATAAAGAACGCTATCGCAACAGGATCATGCACAAATTCAAGTATTTCGTTGATAACTTTGGCGAAATAGCTTGCGTCGGTTGCGGTAGGTGCATTAAAAACTGCCCCGTTAATATGGACATCCGGGTGGTACTGGAGGATGTTAGGGGTTCGGAAGCGAGGTTGGATAGTTAATGAAAAATCCATATCTACCGCTGCCTGTGAAACTGGTGAAGAACTTTACTGAAACAGAAGATAAGCTAATCCACACCTTTACTCTACAATTTTTAAGTGAGGAAGACGAAAAGAGTTTTCCTTACATGCCGGGGCAGTTTGCTGAACTGTGTGTGTTCGGCAAAGGTGAAGCGCCTTTTGGTATAGCCTCTTCGCCCACTGAACCAGGTTTCCTTAAGTTCTCAGTGGCTAAAGTGGGTGTCGTATCTACAGCACTGCACCTTATGGAAGAGGGAACCATGGTCGGCGTACGCGGACCGCTGGGCAATTATTACCCGGTGGAAGAATTCAAGGGTAAAAACGTGGTCATCATTGGCGGTGGTTTCGCGTTTACTACTTTGCGCTCACTGGCTACCTATATGCTGCACCCCGACCGCCGCGGTGATTACGGTGATATAACCGTAATTTACGGTGCCAGAAACCCCGGCCTGTTGCTTTATAAGGAAGAGTTGGCCGCGTGGGAACAAAGCCCGGATATCAATTTAATCACCACCATTGACCGCCCTGTTGAAGGCTGGAATGGCCGGGTAGGCTTTATCCCCGCTGTGACCGAAGAGGTAGCACCCAGCGCGGAAAATACCTATGCCATTATTTGCGGGCCTCCGGTAATGATTAAATTTACTATGCCGGTTCTAGAAAAACTTGGTTTTCCTGCGGAAAGAATTATCATGTCTCTTGAAAACCGTATGAAGTGCGGTATTGGTATGTGTGGCAGGTGTAATGTAGGAGGCAAATACGTCTGCAAGGACGGTCCGGTATTTACCAGAGCTCAGCTTAACGAACTACCGAATGAATATTAAGAGGCATTAAATCCGGATAAGCATTAAAATATAGCGCCTCTTTACTGCTATTAAAGAGGCGCTATAACAAATTAAAACTTCAAAACAATTGTATGCCAAGACCAAGAGGGGAGGACCACTAATGGAAGCTATTAAAGCTGCCGATTTCAACCCCAAGTTCAGGGACGAAGTTGCCGAACTGCTAAAGGGATACGACTTTAGCAACTGCCTGGCCTGCGGTATGTGCACAGCGGGCTGCCCTTATTCCGACATTCACGAAAACCAGGATCCCCGTAAATTTTTACGCAAAGTGCTGCTGGGCATGAAGGATGCAGTATATGCCGACCCGTACATCTGGTATTGCACCATGTGTGAGCGTTGCACCATCGAATGCCCCATGAACGTAAACATAGCGGCCTTGGTACGGTCATTGCGCGGCACGTGGGACAAGGACAAAATCCCCGGTTACTTGCAAACCATTGCCAACGAACATATTGAGTCCGGCAACCAAATGAACGTCAGCCAGGAAGATTACGAAGAAACCCTGGAATGGATTGAAGAAGAATTGCAGGAAGAATTGGGCGACCCCAATTACAAGATTCCGCTTAACAAAAAAGGGGCCAAGTATTTCTACGGTTTTAACGCCCGGGATATCAAGTACTATCCCAATGAGCTGCAGACTACTTTAAAGCTGTTTTACGTGGCGGGCATTGACTACACCATCAGCACCAAGCGTTGGGACGCCACCAACATTGCCCTGTTTACGGGACAAACAGATGACTTCTTGGCTATTTCCATGCCCCTGTGGCAGGAAGTTGCGGATCTGGAATGCGAAGAATTGATAGTCACCGAGTGTGGGCACGCCTTCCGCTCCATGCGCTGGGGTTACAGAACCTATTGGAAGGGCAAGCAGTACCCCATCCGTCACATTCTTGAGTTGCTTAACGAGCTGGTCAAGGAAGGTAAAATCAAGCTTGATCCTGATGCCATTACCGAAGTGGTTACCTACCATGACCCGTGCAACACTGCCCGCAAAGAAGGCGTGTATGAAGCACCCCGCGAATTGCTCAGGAGTTTTGTAAAGAATTTCGTGGACATGAACCCCAATGGCAAAATGAATTATTGCTGTGGTGCCGGTGGCGGCGGTATGGCCATGCCGGAGTTTAATGAAATTCGTAAAGCCAAAGGTAAGCGCAAAGTAGATCAAGTGGTGGCCACCGGAGCAGAGATCGTCGTCGTACCCTGTCATAACTGCATGGACCAGTTTAACGATTTAAACAAATGGTATCCTGAGAAAGCCAAGTCTCCAAACATCCACATGTGCTCATTGATGGAAAGAGCTCTCATTATGCCGGAGAAAGAATAATATAACCCGGTAAAATGCTCGGTGGAAAGTTTTTGCTTTGTTTTGCTTTTGCTGTGTTTTGCCAGGATGGACTCTAAACCGAGAAGGACGGGTGAAATGCATGAATAAAGATAAAGTAGGAGCCGTAATGGTGGTAGGCGCCGGCATTTCCGGCATCCAAGCATCACTTGACCTTGCAGAGTCCGGCTATTATGTATATCTCGTGGAGCAGTCACCGGCCATTGGTGGCACAATGCCCAGGCTGGATAAAACATTCCCCACCAACGATTGCTCCATGTGTATCCTTTCTCCCAAGCTGGTGGAATGTGGGAGACACCTGAACATTGAGAAATACATGCTAACAGATATAGTTGATGTTCAAGGTGAGCCGGGCAATTATAAGGTAAAACTACGTAAAAAGGCACGTTATATTGATCTGGACAAGTGTACTGGTTGCGGCGAATGCGCCAGCGCCTGCCCGGTGGAAATGCCCAGCGAATTTGACGCCGACCTGGGTAGAAGGAAAGCCATTTATAAAATGTATCCCCAGGCCATGCCGGCCGGTTTTTCCATTGAAAAACGCGGTGTTTCCCCCTGTAAGGCTGCATGCCCGGCAGGAGTTAACGCCCAGGGGTATGTACAGCTTATAAAAGAAGGTAAATTCATTGAATCGTGGCAATTAATTTATAATGACAACCCGCTACCCGCCATTTGCGGCCGGGTATGCACCCACCCTTGCGAAAGCCAGTGCCATCGAAAAAGTGTTGATAAAGCAGTAAGTATAAGGGAATTAAAAAGAGTAGCCGCCTCCGTTGCCTATCGCGATCTGGATGCTTTACCGTTGCCGGAAACGGCACCAGCCAACGGCATAAAAGTAGCGGTAATCGGCTCGGGACCGGCAGGTCTTTCAACAGCTTATCAATTAACTAAAAAAGGCTATGCAGTAACGATTTTTGAAGCTTTACCGGTGGCAGGAGGCATGCTCAGGGTTGGAATACCGGAATATCGACTGCCTAAAAAACTAGTTGAACTGGAAATAAACCTGCTGGAAAGAATGGGGGTGGAGATTAAAACCAACACCCCTCTGGGCCAGCAGTTAACCATAGATGATTTGATGAACCAGGGTTACAAGGCTGTATTTTTAGCCATTGGTGCCCATAAAGGTGCGGTTCTCAACATACCGGGTGAAGAACTTGATGGAGTAATACCCGGGGTAGATTTATTGCGAAAAGTTAATTTAGGCGAGCAAGTTAGCCTGGGACCCAAAGTAGCAGTTATAGGCGGTGGTAACACGGCCATGGATGCTGCCCGTACCGCCCTGCGCTGTGGAGCTCAGGAAGTTACCATCATCTACCGTCGTTCCGAAGCCGAAATAACCGCGGCAAAAGAAGAAATAGAGGAAGCCAAGGAAGAAGGCATTATCTTTAAGATGATGACCAGTCCCATAGCTGTCCGCGGCCAAAATGGCAGGGCCGTTAAACTGGAATGCATCGAGAATGAACTGGGTGAACCGGACGAAAGCGGCCGTCGCCGCCCAGTGCCGGTTATAGGCAGTGAATTTTTCATTGACGTGGATAATGTGATTATTGCCATTGGCCAGACTCCGGAGGTATCCGGATTAAACGATATAACATTATCCAAAAAGAATACCATAGTTGTTGACCCCAAAACACTGGCCACTAATAAACCGGGTGTTTTTGCCGCCGGCGATGTAGTTACCGGACCGGCCACCGTAGTGGATGCCATAGGGGCAGGTAAAAGGGCTGCATGGTCCATCGATTTATACTTGAGAGGGGAACAAGCTGCCGGCGATTTTAATACCGCCGCAGACAGGCCTATTGCAGACTTTCCCAAACATGCCCGGGCAGTCATGACCGATACACCCCGGGTAGAGGGGCATTTTATAGAGCCCGAAAAGCGCATCACTAATTTTGAAGAAGTGGCTCTTGGTATCAGCGAAAAGGAGGCCCGCCAGGAGGCCGAGCGTTGCTTGAATTGTGCCGTGTGTTCAGAATGCGGTGAATGCGTAAAAACTTGTATGCGCGAAGCAGTCAATCACGACATGCAAGATGAGGAAATTGAAATACAGGTAGGTTCCATTATTTTAAGCAGCGGCGCCGAATTGTGCGACCCAACAGATCTTTACTATTTCGGGTATAAAAAGTACCCCAATGTTGTCACCAGTATTGAATTCGAGCGTATATTAAGCGCTTCAGGGCCCTTTGGCGGGCATCTTGTGCGGCCCTATGACCACCGGGAACCGCGCAAAATTGCCTGGATTCAATGCGTAGGTTCAAGGAATATCCGCATTAAGCATAACTACTGCTCCTCGGTATGCTGTATGTATGCCATTAAAGAAGCGGTTATTGCCAAAGAGCATAGCGCAGAGCCTTTGGACACCACCATTTTTATGATGGATATGCGTTCCTACGGCAAAGACTTTGAAAAATATTATGAACGGGCTAAAAACGAGCATGGTGTTAAATTTAAACGCTCGCGTATTTTTGAAATAGCTGAAGCACCGGGTGAGAGCAAAAATCCGGTGATCCGATATGCCAACGAGGATGGTACCATTACCACCGAGGAATTTGATATGGTGGTTCTGTCCATAGGTTTTAAAGCACCCCAAAAGGCTATGGAACTGGGGCAAAAACTGGATGTTACCCTAAACCAGTATGGCTTTGCCGAACTGGCACCCCTTACTGGCGTAGGTACTTCCCAGCCCGGTATTTACGTGGCCGGCACCTTCTCAGGTCCCAAAGATATCCCCGAGACGGTAATGCAAGCCAGCGCCGCCGCTTCCGCTGCGGAAAGCCTGCTGGGAGATGTACGGGGTACACTGGTGAAGGAAAGGGTTTTCCCACCTGAGCGGGATGTATCCGGAGAAGAACCCAGGATAGGGGTATTTGTATGTAATTGCGGTATTAACATTGGCGGTGTCATCAGTGTTCCCGAAGTTGTTGAAATGGCTAAAAAACTGCCCAATGTTGCTTACGCCGGTGAATACTTATACGCCTGTTCCCAGGACAGCCAGGCTGAAATGAAGAAAATCATAGAAGAAAACAACCTCAACCGGGTGGTTGTGGCTTCTTGCAGCCCCAGAACCCATAAACCGCTATTCCAAGAAACACTGAGGGAAGCCGGTTTAAACCGCTACCTGTTCGAAATGGCCAACATCCGGGACCAATGCTCCTGGGTGCATATGCATGAACGGGACAAAGTCACCGAAAAGGCCAAAGACCTGGTACGCATGATTGTATCCAAGTCAGCCCTTTTAAAACCCATTAAGCAAGGTCAAGTAGGAGTTACAAAGTCCGCACTGGTTATTGGAGGCGGCGTTTCAGGTATGACCAACGCTTTAAGCCTGGCCGAACAAGGCTATGCAGTGCATTTGGTGGAAAAAACCGCCGAGCTGGGTGGCATGGGCAGGCGCATTAAAAAAGGATTTAAGGGCGAAGACATCAGTACATTTGTAACTGATTTAATCAAACAAGTAAAAGCAAACCCGTTAATTAATGTTTATACATCCGTTGAAGTTAAAGAAGTATCTGGATACGTGGGTAATTTCAGCACCGAATTGACTGACAGCCGGGTCATTAAACACGGTGTCACGGTGATTGCCATAGGCGGGCAAGAATACAAACCCAGTGAATACCTGTACGGTCAGAGCGACAAAGTAATGACCCACCTGGAACTGGAAGAGGCAATGGCCGAAGGAAAAACCGAGAATGTCAAAAACATAGTGTTGATTAACTGTGTAGGTTCCAGAGAACCCGAACGGCCGTACTGCAGCCGGGTATGCTGTTCCAAGTCCATTAGTTTGGCCCTTAAAGCCAAGGAGATAAATCCAAACGCCAATGTGTTTGTCCTGTACCGGGATATCCGAACCTATGGGTTCCTGGAAGAAATCTACGAACAAGCCCGTAGAAAAGGCGTCATATTCATAAGATATAATACCGACAACAAACCGCTGGTGGAAAAGAACGGCGACACCATAAAGGTCACGGTGACCGACCATGTGCTTGGAGTACCGGTAATTATTGAAGCCGATTTGGTTGGCCTGGCAGCAGCAATACTGCCCCCCGAGGACAATACCAAACTAAACCAACTGTTCAAGGTACCCTTGAATGCAGACGGCTTCTTCCTGGAAGCCCACATGAAACTCCGCCCCGTGGACTTTGCGTCGGAGGGTCTGTTTATGGCCGGTATTGCCCACGGACCCAAGAACATGGAGGAGAATATTGCCCAAGCCAAGGCCGCCGCTGGACGGGCCGCCACCATTTTAAGTAAAGATCATCTTGAGTCCCAGGGTGTCATAGCCAAGGTGGATGCCAGTAAGTGCGCAGCTTGCCTTACTTGTGTACGGTTGTGTCCGTTTAACGTACCCCGCGTGAAAAACTACGCCGCTGAAATTGAGCCCGTACTGTGTCAAGGCTG includes:
- a CDS encoding FAD/NAD(P)-binding protein → MKNPYLPLPVKLVKNFTETEDKLIHTFTLQFLSEEDEKSFPYMPGQFAELCVFGKGEAPFGIASSPTEPGFLKFSVAKVGVVSTALHLMEEGTMVGVRGPLGNYYPVEEFKGKNVVIIGGGFAFTTLRSLATYMLHPDRRGDYGDITVIYGARNPGLLLYKEELAAWEQSPDINLITTIDRPVEGWNGRVGFIPAVTEEVAPSAENTYAIICGPPVMIKFTMPVLEKLGFPAERIIMSLENRMKCGIGMCGRCNVGGKYVCKDGPVFTRAQLNELPNEY
- a CDS encoding (Fe-S)-binding protein, whose protein sequence is MEAIKAADFNPKFRDEVAELLKGYDFSNCLACGMCTAGCPYSDIHENQDPRKFLRKVLLGMKDAVYADPYIWYCTMCERCTIECPMNVNIAALVRSLRGTWDKDKIPGYLQTIANEHIESGNQMNVSQEDYEETLEWIEEELQEELGDPNYKIPLNKKGAKYFYGFNARDIKYYPNELQTTLKLFYVAGIDYTISTKRWDATNIALFTGQTDDFLAISMPLWQEVADLECEELIVTECGHAFRSMRWGYRTYWKGKQYPIRHILELLNELVKEGKIKLDPDAITEVVTYHDPCNTARKEGVYEAPRELLRSFVKNFVDMNPNGKMNYCCGAGGGGMAMPEFNEIRKAKGKRKVDQVVATGAEIVVVPCHNCMDQFNDLNKWYPEKAKSPNIHMCSLMERALIMPEKE
- a CDS encoding 4Fe-4S dicluster domain-containing protein; the encoded protein is MIVSKNDIPSFLDKLIGEYQVFAPVQEGSYTLFKQICSGADAALTDGNTKLPAKEIIFPQSEKLFSYNVTAEGAKLESIIDDRKKVVFGVRPCDAKSLTLLDNVFNNDKYQDPYYLTRRANTILVGIGCNSPASTCFCTSVKGGPFDTKGLDLLLVDIGDAYVVEVVTEKGKTLIDNAGFASASEADKAAAAKAKDEAQVTCQVNTDGLKEKLDVNFYDPIWEKIHEKCLGCGACTYLCPTCHCFDIVDDAVDCNGCRVRNWDSCAFPLFTLHGSGHNPRTSNKERYRNRIMHKFKYFVDNFGEIACVGCGRCIKNCPVNMDIRVVLEDVRGSEARLDS
- a CDS encoding NAD(P)-binding protein, which encodes MNKDKVGAVMVVGAGISGIQASLDLAESGYYVYLVEQSPAIGGTMPRLDKTFPTNDCSMCILSPKLVECGRHLNIEKYMLTDIVDVQGEPGNYKVKLRKKARYIDLDKCTGCGECASACPVEMPSEFDADLGRRKAIYKMYPQAMPAGFSIEKRGVSPCKAACPAGVNAQGYVQLIKEGKFIESWQLIYNDNPLPAICGRVCTHPCESQCHRKSVDKAVSIRELKRVAASVAYRDLDALPLPETAPANGIKVAVIGSGPAGLSTAYQLTKKGYAVTIFEALPVAGGMLRVGIPEYRLPKKLVELEINLLERMGVEIKTNTPLGQQLTIDDLMNQGYKAVFLAIGAHKGAVLNIPGEELDGVIPGVDLLRKVNLGEQVSLGPKVAVIGGGNTAMDAARTALRCGAQEVTIIYRRSEAEITAAKEEIEEAKEEGIIFKMMTSPIAVRGQNGRAVKLECIENELGEPDESGRRRPVPVIGSEFFIDVDNVIIAIGQTPEVSGLNDITLSKKNTIVVDPKTLATNKPGVFAAGDVVTGPATVVDAIGAGKRAAWSIDLYLRGEQAAGDFNTAADRPIADFPKHARAVMTDTPRVEGHFIEPEKRITNFEEVALGISEKEARQEAERCLNCAVCSECGECVKTCMREAVNHDMQDEEIEIQVGSIILSSGAELCDPTDLYYFGYKKYPNVVTSIEFERILSASGPFGGHLVRPYDHREPRKIAWIQCVGSRNIRIKHNYCSSVCCMYAIKEAVIAKEHSAEPLDTTIFMMDMRSYGKDFEKYYERAKNEHGVKFKRSRIFEIAEAPGESKNPVIRYANEDGTITTEEFDMVVLSIGFKAPQKAMELGQKLDVTLNQYGFAELAPLTGVGTSQPGIYVAGTFSGPKDIPETVMQASAAASAAESLLGDVRGTLVKERVFPPERDVSGEEPRIGVFVCNCGINIGGVISVPEVVEMAKKLPNVAYAGEYLYACSQDSQAEMKKIIEENNLNRVVVASCSPRTHKPLFQETLREAGLNRYLFEMANIRDQCSWVHMHERDKVTEKAKDLVRMIVSKSALLKPIKQGQVGVTKSALVIGGGVSGMTNALSLAEQGYAVHLVEKTAELGGMGRRIKKGFKGEDISTFVTDLIKQVKANPLINVYTSVEVKEVSGYVGNFSTELTDSRVIKHGVTVIAIGGQEYKPSEYLYGQSDKVMTHLELEEAMAEGKTENVKNIVLINCVGSREPERPYCSRVCCSKSISLALKAKEINPNANVFVLYRDIRTYGFLEEIYEQARRKGVIFIRYNTDNKPLVEKNGDTIKVTVTDHVLGVPVIIEADLVGLAAAILPPEDNTKLNQLFKVPLNADGFFLEAHMKLRPVDFASEGLFMAGIAHGPKNMEENIAQAKAAAGRAATILSKDHLESQGVIAKVDASKCAACLTCVRLCPFNVPRVKNYAAEIEPVLCQGCGTCAGECPNKAITLQGYSDRMYMNMMNGLLREVR